GTGCATACCTTTTTTAATGACAAAAAATAGCCGCAGTGAAGTTTTTATTTCgtcttatttatatatttatttatatttatttatttatatttatttatttatatttatttatatttatttatttatttttatttatttatttttatttgtttatatttatttatttttatttatttatttttatttatttatgtttatttatttatttattttctttttttaataacctTTGTTTCTTGTTtgaatattttcaatttccttatttgttacttttttttttttttttatttacccgttaccttttatatatatatatatatatttttttttttacttctttctGTATCCTCCCCAATTTCTGCTACCTGTATATAacaccttttttttgttattaagAATAACAAACTTTAATCAATTGCCTTCAATTCGGAGGctacaattttttcaattttttagtttatttatgtgcaatatatatattcgagCTGTTTTGTTCACTCTTTTGACGTCTTTCACTCGTTCTTTCTTTTCatctcttttcttttcttttgactatttttgcttttctttGTTGAACATTTCTTCGATTTTTAGCACTTTTTGTcgtttttccttctttttatctttaaattGTTGTTCCTGCGcaatttttttcctcctctattttattttaaaacactAATTCATttctgtatttttaaaaaagaaggtGGGGGGGGGAGGAAAACGAAGGCTTAactttttatgaaaaataaagaagttaTTAAATTGTCGTATTGCTCAGACGCTATTTCAATTTTGTGTGATAATGTTGTAATATGTGTGATGATGCGGTTTTATTAATTGACCAGGTTCATTTGCAGTTAGGTTATTCACGTCCCTATAagtttgtgtatatatgtgcgtatgtataagtgcatatatatatatttacttatttacaGACGTTTTGGCGTAGCCCACTAcgcataaaatttttttttttcccttatcCCTATGCgcttttttgtatatacatttaagtCCTCAAAATAAACgcaaaaaattacaataataaaagcgtacggtataatatatttgtttgtttatcTTGAGAACAATGTGTTAAAACACAAAAAGCTTATATTTGCAATTGTTGaatataacacatatatagtatttttgTGTCTGCCTTTTTGTCTTTTGCCTCGTATTTCTGTCGTTCCGTCATTTAGACATTTCGTCTTTTCAGCATTCCATGATTTCGTCTTTTCAGCATTCCATGATTTCGTTTTTTCAGCATTCCAACATTTCATCGTTTCATCATTCCTTTACCCCTTTTTTTATACCCCccttaaatttttcttttcccctACCAACTTAGTTCATCAAattgaaaattatgaatgtTCCAAAATGgctattttgtttttgtataCTGCTCCTAGTAGTGGAAAATAATgtacagaaaaataattttcacatttttcttttttctcttatttgTGTGTAGTTTTAAGATATAAAGTCATAGCAGTTGTGCAGCATCACACCGTCAACTCGTTCATGCGTTTCCACATTACTtctttacaattttatttttagcttTGTCTTTTGCTCTAAATGTAGTTCTGTCTTTATCTTTaacttttgttttaatttcaaaattattttcaatgttaattctaatttacattattatttttttttatttttatgtttattttttaaccgAATAGGTTTGCAGCTTCAACTTCAATGATGAATTAACGCAAAAAAAATACCTCATTTTACAAAGTATTTTGCTCTTGCTTCTCCTTTTCACCTATCTTTATGGATGCCACGATATGACTTATACGTTTACTCACCCATTCGCATACTCATTCATGTGCATAATAACCCATTCGAATACTTATTCATGTGCATAATAACCCATTCGCatactcatttttttttttttctttttatacaaACAATTCCCCTCTTCAGAATCTTACATGAactgtaaaaattataacggTTACAGCAAAAAggaatatacataatttaagctgcttttttttattttccctttatatcacctaaaaaataaacaatgaatttatttattatatattttttttttttttttttatacagtcgttaataaaagaaatcaAAGCCTTAGCTTAAATCATGGAGAACAGGTTTAGAAAAAAGACGaacgcaaaaaaaaaaaaaaaaaaaaaaaaaaggaaatacatatataaagtgtatgcatatacattcacatacaaatattttttttttcctaattaTTTTGTAAGTACTGTGATGAAGACCCCTTCTGCAACTATTTCCTATATAACAGTACAAGACAAGAAATACGACTATGCTATGATAAGAAGCTTGTACTAAAGAACCCCCAATACGACGAATTGTAGATACGAACAAACGAAAAACAAaacgaaatatattttaccatTAACCATAAAACGAATTATAACGAAATAGCatgttacaaaaaataaaaatattaaaaaaacaaatcaaaataaagaaaaagcaaaacACATACTTGTACAAATGGTTAATTCTTCATAGATGGTTAACAagtataaaagaaaaagttttTGATAAATTATCCCCTTCACTTGTTAATTCTCAAGGGATATGTAATCATAAAGTTGgcaagtttttttttaatacattaaatGAGGCTATAAAGGATGGAAAggttaataaataagaaacattaaaataatataaaataaaatagctCCATTAAATAGAGGTTAAAACAGGTCATATAACCttaataatttaacatattattaaCTCTTCGCTTGGGATAATGCATTCCCACATATACACGTACGGATGTgtgtatgcatacatatatacgtacatacatacatacatacatacatacatacatacatacatacatacgcacGCGTCCAATGAATTGTCAATTTCTTCATACACGCGggataacaaaaatatgcgACACCCTTATTAGGAGAAAATGCAgaattttatgatattaaattttcaaGCGAATGATAAAACGGGTAAGTAAACATTAAAAGGGAAGCGCAACcgtgtatgtacatgtgcatgtatatatatacatctacatatatgtatgcatacgCGTGTGTGCGGATACATACGGCCCCGTTCTGATTAAACACATTTCTTGCacttcagaaaaaaaaatagaaggaTATTTCTGTGAAGCGATAGATTATTTTGTTGACAGAGAAGGTTACGTCGTTTTTGACTTTACTAAGTTGGAGCACCCGCATCAGTCCTGTCTAAGAGCAAGAAAGTGTGGACTCAGGGGATCGGTAATAGATAACACATAGAGATAGCTATAGGACGATTGGACGAGTGAACATACGAACATACGAATGAGTGAAGAGAATTGACATGTTGAATTAAAccaattttaaaagaaaaacccATACATTAATATTAGCAAAAAATGGCTCATGCTATATAAAGCGCTAAATTCGTTTAGCCATATTTACCTTTAAAATGTACCATAACATATAAGTACTAAATCTTCTGTTCTTTTTATAGGTGCAACCTGATGACAGCAAACATGAACAGGGCATCAACCCTGGAGATGTTGTGGAGGTCCACAAATTTTAAATCTTTTGCCATTTTTagtttctttttaaatagctttttttttttttaattttttttgttatattgtgttacattttattatattttaccatatatatatacatatatatttttttttttttttcgctcCACTTTCACTTCTCTACATTTTTCTTCACGCTAAACATGGGTACGCACATAGCACCTAAGAAACATTTAAACACAACAtggcaaaaatataaacttgAAATAACTTTGTAGAACTCATCGTAACTCATATGAAAAGACgtgtgcaaaaaaaaaaaaaaaaaaaaaaaaaaaaaggaaagcaAATACGTTGAAagcaaataaaatttctcttctttattattataatttatggtAGTATGGTAAAAatgtgtaaataaaaaatactgtTACATGAACCTTTTCACATTCTGTACTATTATGGGAAACTTAAATTTTCTCATTAAACAGATGGGACGACAATTTCATTTCTTATTCCTAAGTATGCTTCATATATAAGCGTACCAGAATAAAGCATTAACGAAGAACTTATctaatacatttaattgaGCATGTTCTATAACCCCCTCCCTAAAAGTGGTTTTCCCCTTTTAGTATTTCTAACTAGTCATACTAAAATTTATCTCAAAGTTGCAAACAgcaatggaaaaaataagaaaaaaaaaaagatacattTAAAAGACGTCTAATAagaatttgaaaatttttcattttttttttttttaattttgtggAAAACCTCttaatgggaaaaaaaaaattctaacaGCGTTCGACAAACGTGCGTTCATAAAATGTACctaaaacataaattacatacattatatatgcattattggtactatatgtatatatatatatatatatatatatatatttatatatccatatatttgcatatactCATATACACCCGTACTCGTATTATGCTATGCATTTTGCTGATTGCAAAACTTCTCCTTtagtgaaaaataaaagatgaaaattgtttttatttgaatatttacaaaaaaatgagttaagcaaaaaaaaaaaaaaaaatatcttgCCTTTATTATTATCGCAATTACAGTAATTGTGGAAGTCGTCTgttaattcatttaatatttcaaaatttattaaccCGATTTAATGTAAAAAGGAAGATTGAACAAAACATATACTGAGTGTGATGACTGTACCGGAAATATAACGATATTGCAAAGTCCGCGCAGAAAGTATATGTAATGTTTtgtattaaaagaaaaaaaaaatttataaaaatgggagaaaggaaaaataaaaattaaaagcaGCGTTCATACATAAgcacatgcatatatgtacgtatatgtatgtacataagtattatataaccacaaaaaaaacaattttgacatgtaatgaaatttattttaataaggaTTTGTatctaaaaaataagaatgttccttttttttttttcttttttcatataaattgtaATATCATTAAATTAG
The window above is part of the Plasmodium malariae genome assembly, chromosome: 10 genome. Proteins encoded here:
- the PmUG01_10015600 gene encoding conserved Plasmodium protein, unknown function, whose translation is VCSFNFNDELTQKKYLILQKSYMNCKNYNVVNKRNQSLSLNHGEQYCDEDPFCNYFLYNSTRQEIRLCYDKKLVLKNPQYDELWLTSIKEKVFDKLSPSLVNSQGICNHKVGKFFFNTLNEAIKDGKEKMQNFMILNFQANDKTEKKIEGYFCEAIDYFVDREGYVVFDFTKLEHPHQSCLRARKCGLRGSVQPDDSKHEQGINPGDVVEVHKF